The Candidatus Hydrogenedentota bacterium genome includes a window with the following:
- a CDS encoding cellulase family glycosylhydrolase: protein MRRKLLFLLSLLVAIPALTLEPLTVRGKDIVTRGGDVVSLRGTNFGGWLMMETWIPSIEMEWHDHLPRLAEEAGILDGLKSAMAVVGEFLDDEHNINDYIAQLHAELPKHAEAEGVKRYLALFEKEPSVFAAHEMDELLRKRFGDFGAAAIWNHFHDTWITETDFQIARAMGFNFVRIPFWYRWFENDATPYQYHDYGFHYLDKAVAWAEKHGLYAMLDFHGAVGGQSPWDHTGELSRGEFFKNAEFQKRTAALWKHIAARYAGNATVFAYDALNEPFSAEGVEDWTKAHDLIYDAIREVDADTIIVMEDGYKLEFEQWSPTGFFPKPSDLGWANVVYSFHFYSGADPLFTTNAGAADHVKRAKEVLRLGKMEQDRCNVPIYLGEFSTMGDSENDIEGMRHFLTMFNENGWHWSPWTWKYVNDDEEGSIWGVYQYAYPWPGTPNLYRDSKESVHEVINRLTMNNFVEKRAFADVLRACLAQPVRGAE from the coding sequence ATGCGACGCAAATTGCTTTTCCTGCTCTCCCTCCTCGTGGCCATTCCCGCTCTTACGCTCGAACCGCTGACGGTGCGCGGGAAAGACATCGTCACGCGCGGGGGCGACGTGGTGTCGCTGCGGGGCACAAACTTCGGCGGCTGGCTTATGATGGAAACGTGGATCCCCAGCATCGAGATGGAGTGGCACGATCATCTGCCGCGCCTGGCGGAGGAGGCGGGTATTCTGGACGGCTTGAAGTCGGCCATGGCCGTGGTGGGCGAGTTTCTCGACGATGAGCACAATATTAACGATTACATCGCCCAACTTCACGCCGAATTGCCAAAGCACGCCGAAGCCGAAGGGGTAAAACGCTATCTGGCGCTATTCGAGAAAGAGCCGAGCGTGTTCGCCGCGCACGAAATGGATGAACTCCTGCGGAAACGCTTTGGCGATTTCGGCGCGGCGGCCATCTGGAACCACTTTCACGACACCTGGATCACCGAGACCGATTTCCAGATAGCGCGGGCCATGGGCTTCAACTTTGTCCGCATACCTTTCTGGTACCGCTGGTTTGAGAACGACGCCACGCCCTACCAGTACCACGATTACGGCTTTCATTACCTTGACAAGGCCGTTGCCTGGGCGGAAAAGCACGGCCTCTACGCCATGCTCGATTTTCACGGCGCGGTGGGCGGCCAGAGCCCCTGGGACCACACCGGGGAACTGAGCCGGGGCGAGTTTTTCAAGAACGCGGAATTTCAAAAGCGTACCGCGGCGCTCTGGAAGCACATCGCGGCGCGCTATGCCGGCAATGCGACGGTGTTCGCCTACGACGCGCTCAATGAGCCGTTCAGCGCGGAGGGCGTCGAGGATTGGACCAAGGCCCACGACCTTATCTACGACGCCATTCGCGAGGTTGACGCGGATACGATTATCGTAATGGAAGATGGCTACAAGCTGGAGTTCGAGCAGTGGTCCCCCACCGGATTCTTCCCGAAACCATCGGATCTGGGCTGGGCGAATGTGGTCTACTCGTTTCACTTCTACTCCGGGGCCGATCCCCTATTCACGACGAACGCCGGTGCGGCGGATCACGTCAAGCGCGCGAAGGAAGTGCTCCGGCTCGGGAAAATGGAGCAGGATCGCTGCAATGTTCCCATTTATCTCGGCGAATTCAGCACGATGGGCGATTCGGAAAACGATATCGAGGGAATGCGCCACTTCCTGACCATGTTCAACGAGAACGGCTGGCACTGGTCGCCCTGGACCTGGAAATACGTCAACGACGACGAGGAAGGTTCCATCTGGGGCGTCTACCAATACGCGTACCCGTGGCCGGGCACGCCAAACCTCTACCGCGACTCGAAAGAATCGGTACACGAAGTCATCAACCGGCTGACCATGAACAACTTTGTGGAGAAGCGCGCGTTTGCGGACGTGCTCCGCGCCTGCCTCGCCCAGCCCGTGCGCGGCGCAGAATAA
- a CDS encoding DUF1080 domain-containing protein translates to MAEPIWQDLFDGKTLNGWTQRNGKAQYTIEDGAIVGTTVLGEPNSFLCTDTIYGDFVLELEFLVHPKMNSGVQIRSNSYAEYKDHRVHGYQVEIDPSDRAWTGGIYDEARRGWLYNLENKPEAQKAFKQDGWNHFRIECRGTSIKTWVNGVPAADLEDGMTARGFIALQVHSTKEKDPMQIKWRNIRLQDLDRAFPEAKPESEQRKG, encoded by the coding sequence ATGGCAGAACCCATCTGGCAAGACCTCTTCGACGGCAAGACCCTGAATGGCTGGACCCAGCGGAACGGCAAAGCCCAATACACCATCGAGGACGGCGCCATTGTCGGAACAACCGTACTCGGGGAGCCGAACAGCTTCCTCTGCACCGACACGATTTACGGCGATTTCGTCCTGGAACTCGAGTTTCTCGTGCACCCCAAAATGAATTCCGGCGTCCAGATCCGGTCGAACAGCTACGCGGAGTACAAGGACCACCGCGTCCACGGCTACCAGGTCGAGATCGATCCCTCCGACCGGGCGTGGACCGGCGGCATCTACGACGAAGCCCGCCGTGGCTGGCTGTACAACCTGGAGAACAAGCCGGAAGCCCAGAAGGCATTCAAGCAGGACGGGTGGAACCACTTCCGCATTGAATGCCGGGGAACCTCCATCAAGACCTGGGTCAACGGCGTGCCCGCCGCGGACCTGGAAGACGGCATGACCGCCCGCGGCTTCATCGCGTTGCAGGTCCACAGCACGAAAGAAAAGGATCCCATGCAGATCAAATGGCGCAACATCCGCCTGCAGGATCTGGATCGCGCCTTTCCCGAAGCGAAACCCGAAAGCGAACAGCGCAAGGGATAA
- a CDS encoding ankyrin repeat domain-containing protein, with protein MKTRWTWVIVLAAVAAGCNNLNEKSAPAVYQPMDDIYQAAAAGDLEAVQYFIAAGDWDHNLINHEGMTPLHAAVKGGNVDIVVLMVQQGAFIEMTDTSRRTPLKYAQELGKTEVAQVLQQLGATQ; from the coding sequence ATGAAAACGCGTTGGACGTGGGTAATCGTACTGGCCGCCGTGGCCGCGGGGTGCAATAATCTGAACGAAAAAAGCGCTCCGGCGGTTTACCAGCCAATGGACGATATCTATCAGGCCGCCGCCGCCGGCGACCTGGAAGCCGTGCAATACTTCATCGCGGCGGGTGACTGGGACCACAACCTGATCAACCACGAGGGCATGACGCCGTTGCACGCCGCCGTAAAGGGCGGAAACGTCGACATTGTGGTGCTGATGGTGCAGCAGGGCGCATTTATCGAGATGACGGACACCTCGCGCAGGACACCGCTGAAATACGCCCAGGAGCTTGGTAAGACAGAAGTCGCGCAAGTGCTACAGCAGCTCGGGGCGACCCAGTGA
- a CDS encoding glycosyl hydrolase, whose translation MKTRHHAILQTGAVAPLLLVCFTLHGASPSDAIESWVSTPDLRHALAPQPPLEAGGEADVGAQTIRIHPNTTYQRILGLGASLEHTTCANLWRLSPEKRAEVMERLVSRENGIGMNTMRICMGTPDFTGDPWYTYNDMPPGEKDPELAHFSIEKDRAYILPVLQLAREKNPELLFYASPWSPPGWMKTGDDHIGGHLYPRYYDAYARYFVKFIRAYAAEGIPIYAVTVQNEPGVNKRDDVRSWWYPSCQWSLVEDEDTWWPVNRDIMGLPERDFIREHLGPTFDQAGISTKIWCFDHNFNNLWYPRNILSDPEAAKFVDGTAFHPYVGEPEAMGEFLKEFPDKPVYLTEGSTFGLKGAADIIAFFRNGASSYNAWVTMIDSNGGPNNGPFVATETCIVLDAETLEVRYNFDYYMYGQFMKFIERSAVRIDSGENLPDIQHVAFRNPGGAIVLIAVNQSERDIPLTVSSGGTQFNATAAARSVTTYRAPAN comes from the coding sequence TTGAAAACCCGACATCATGCAATCTTGCAAACGGGCGCGGTTGCGCCGCTGCTTCTCGTCTGCTTCACGCTGCACGGCGCCTCCCCCTCGGACGCAATCGAGAGCTGGGTCAGCACCCCCGACCTGCGACATGCCCTGGCGCCGCAGCCGCCCCTGGAGGCCGGTGGCGAAGCGGACGTGGGCGCGCAGACGATCCGGATACACCCGAACACCACCTACCAGCGCATACTCGGGCTGGGCGCGTCCCTGGAGCACACCACCTGCGCCAACCTGTGGCGTTTGTCCCCAGAAAAGCGCGCCGAGGTCATGGAACGCCTGGTGTCCCGCGAGAACGGCATCGGCATGAACACCATGCGCATCTGCATGGGGACGCCGGATTTCACGGGGGACCCCTGGTACACCTACAACGACATGCCGCCGGGGGAGAAGGACCCGGAACTGGCGCATTTCTCGATTGAGAAGGATCGCGCCTACATTCTGCCCGTGCTCCAGCTCGCGCGGGAGAAGAACCCCGAGTTGTTGTTCTACGCCTCGCCCTGGAGCCCGCCGGGCTGGATGAAGACGGGCGACGACCACATCGGCGGGCATCTGTACCCGCGCTATTACGATGCCTACGCGCGGTATTTCGTGAAGTTCATCCGCGCCTACGCGGCGGAAGGCATCCCCATCTACGCCGTCACGGTGCAGAACGAGCCCGGCGTCAACAAGCGCGACGATGTCCGCAGCTGGTGGTATCCCTCGTGCCAGTGGTCCCTCGTGGAGGACGAGGATACCTGGTGGCCGGTGAACCGCGACATCATGGGCCTGCCCGAGCGCGACTTCATCCGCGAACACCTCGGCCCCACCTTTGACCAGGCCGGTATCAGCACAAAGATCTGGTGCTTCGACCACAACTTCAACAACCTCTGGTACCCGCGCAACATTCTGAGCGATCCCGAGGCCGCGAAATTCGTTGACGGCACGGCGTTTCACCCCTACGTCGGGGAGCCCGAGGCGATGGGAGAATTCCTGAAGGAATTCCCGGATAAGCCGGTCTACCTTACCGAAGGCTCGACTTTCGGCCTGAAAGGCGCCGCCGACATTATCGCGTTCTTCCGCAACGGCGCCAGCTCCTACAACGCCTGGGTGACCATGATCGATTCCAACGGCGGGCCGAACAATGGGCCGTTCGTAGCCACGGAGACCTGTATTGTGCTGGACGCGGAGACGTTGGAGGTGCGCTACAATTTCGATTACTACATGTACGGCCAATTCATGAAGTTCATCGAACGGAGCGCGGTGCGCATTGACTCCGGCGAGAACCTGCCGGACATACAGCACGTCGCGTTTCGCAATCCCGGCGGCGCCATCGTGTTGATCGCGGTGAACCAGTCCGAGCGCGATATCCCCCTGACGGTATCGAGCGGCGGAACGCAATTCAACGCCACGGCCGCCGCCCGGTCGGTAACGACGTACCGCGCGCCCGCGAACTAA
- a CDS encoding CPBP family intramembrane metalloprotease, whose translation MNLKGIAVYLSLSYLLVFLFVFIGHAEGALSMASPNLFQFLLLAALMGIPALCAAIARHFCPDNAPAPHPIWPVRFDTVARATLLPIAAFAITYLIATLAGLTYPQWNLAGLLNRVSDQMPAPLPPEAEAVAPVAALVFYPLISIAVGATLFALLALGSEIGWRGYLLPRLMPAGRIPAYVLTGLLWGIWFVPFLLAWYRETETAGGLEPLLRALALAIVLGAVLGQIADRARSLGAAALCLGAFAGQASGIWGHLFQQSSPPWTGAAGWIAIGVWGLLACMPGLYTPRKPTTEPAAESGAAL comes from the coding sequence ATGAATCTCAAGGGAATCGCTGTCTACCTGTCGCTCAGCTACCTGCTGGTCTTCCTCTTCGTCTTCATTGGCCACGCCGAGGGCGCGCTCTCGATGGCCTCGCCGAACCTGTTCCAGTTTCTGCTGCTCGCCGCGCTCATGGGCATACCCGCGCTCTGCGCCGCAATCGCGCGGCACTTCTGCCCCGACAACGCCCCGGCGCCGCACCCCATCTGGCCGGTCCGCTTCGACACGGTCGCGCGCGCCACGCTGCTGCCGATCGCCGCCTTCGCGATCACCTACCTGATCGCAACCCTCGCTGGCCTGACCTATCCCCAGTGGAATCTGGCGGGCCTGCTCAACCGCGTTTCCGATCAAATGCCCGCGCCCCTGCCGCCCGAGGCCGAAGCGGTGGCGCCCGTGGCCGCGCTGGTTTTCTACCCCTTGATCAGCATCGCCGTCGGCGCGACGCTATTCGCCCTGCTGGCGCTGGGCAGCGAAATCGGGTGGCGCGGCTACCTGCTCCCCCGGCTGATGCCCGCCGGGCGCATTCCGGCCTATGTCCTCACCGGTCTCCTCTGGGGGATCTGGTTTGTCCCTTTCCTGCTCGCCTGGTATCGGGAGACGGAAACGGCAGGCGGCCTGGAACCCCTGCTCCGGGCGCTCGCGCTGGCCATCGTGCTCGGCGCGGTGCTCGGGCAGATCGCCGATCGCGCGCGCAGCCTCGGCGCCGCCGCGCTCTGTCTCGGCGCCTTTGCGGGCCAGGCCAGCGGCATCTGGGGCCATCTCTTCCAGCAGTCAAGCCCGCCGTGGACCGGCGCGGCCGGCTGGATTGCGATCGGCGTCTGGGGGCTGCTCGCGTGCATGCCGGGCCTGTATACGCCCCGAAAACCAACCACCGAACCGGCTGCGGAATCCGGCGCCGCGTTGTAA
- the dxs gene encoding 1-deoxy-D-xylulose-5-phosphate synthase produces the protein MSLLDSINSPADFKAFSIAELEELARELRARVLDVVNHNGGHLSAPLGVVELTLALHYVFDVGRDQLIWDVGHQCYPHKLLTGRRDVFDTIRKKDGISGYPKISESPYDCFGTGHSSTSISAAVGMAVARDRLNEDYSVIALIGDGAITGGMALEGLSHAGHLGLDMLVILNDNEMSISPNASALNKYFNRLIMAEPYKRAKEDAGSFVKKVIGNRMTRAIQDIEKSVKGYITKGALFQELGVNYLGPVDGHDLPLLIECLTSIKSMHGPILLHCRTEKGKGLKAAEEDPLKYHGVSPRAIKPAEEEGEPLPNERESQAPPARSFTDAFVEGMLEAGAADERVVGITAAMPTGTGLSRFEEAYPDRFFDVGICEQHAVTMAAGMAAKGLRPVAAIYSTFLQRGYDQLIHDVCIQKLPVVFAIDRAGLVGEDSPTQNGTFDISFLRCIPDLQVLAPRDDVDTRLMLRWALQQDGPIAIRYARGSAPTIGAADGRDIARGEVLREGTDATFLALGPCLKSCIEAAERLAGEGYSVGVADARFVKPLDAALLDSLIDRPIITVEENTLDGGFGSAVLEHFANAGRLQELRIHRIGIPDVFSEQATRSEQLEAHDLHSDGLYRSVSAYLRAQAAEVAAGH, from the coding sequence ATGTCCCTACTCGACTCGATCAACAGCCCCGCCGATTTTAAAGCATTCTCCATTGCCGAGCTCGAAGAGCTGGCGCGGGAGTTGCGCGCGCGCGTTTTGGACGTAGTGAACCACAACGGGGGTCACCTTTCAGCCCCCCTGGGGGTGGTGGAGCTGACGCTGGCGCTTCATTACGTGTTCGATGTCGGGCGCGACCAGTTGATTTGGGACGTGGGGCACCAGTGCTACCCGCACAAGCTACTGACCGGTCGGCGCGACGTGTTCGACACGATCCGCAAGAAGGATGGCATCAGCGGCTACCCCAAAATCTCGGAAAGCCCCTACGACTGCTTTGGGACGGGCCACTCTTCGACCTCGATATCGGCGGCGGTCGGCATGGCGGTCGCGCGGGACCGGCTGAACGAGGACTATTCGGTGATCGCGCTGATTGGGGATGGCGCGATAACGGGCGGGATGGCGCTCGAAGGCCTCAGCCACGCCGGGCACCTGGGTCTGGACATGCTGGTGATCCTGAACGACAACGAGATGTCCATTTCGCCGAACGCGAGCGCGCTGAACAAGTATTTCAATCGCCTTATCATGGCGGAGCCGTACAAGCGGGCGAAGGAAGACGCCGGTAGCTTCGTAAAGAAGGTTATCGGCAACCGCATGACCCGCGCGATTCAGGACATCGAGAAGTCGGTGAAGGGCTACATCACCAAGGGCGCGCTTTTTCAGGAGCTCGGGGTGAATTATCTGGGGCCGGTGGACGGGCACGACCTGCCCCTGCTGATCGAATGCCTCACGAGTATCAAGAGCATGCACGGGCCGATCCTCCTGCATTGCCGGACGGAAAAGGGCAAGGGCCTCAAAGCCGCCGAAGAAGACCCCCTCAAGTACCACGGCGTCTCCCCGCGCGCCATCAAGCCGGCGGAGGAAGAGGGCGAGCCCCTTCCCAACGAGCGCGAAAGCCAGGCGCCGCCGGCCCGCAGCTTCACGGACGCGTTTGTGGAGGGCATGCTGGAGGCCGGGGCCGCGGACGAGCGCGTGGTGGGCATTACGGCGGCGATGCCGACGGGCACGGGCCTGTCACGCTTCGAGGAGGCCTACCCCGATCGCTTTTTCGACGTGGGAATCTGCGAGCAGCACGCGGTTACGATGGCGGCGGGCATGGCGGCGAAGGGCCTTCGCCCGGTGGCGGCCATCTACTCGACATTCCTCCAGCGCGGCTACGACCAGCTCATCCACGATGTGTGTATTCAGAAGCTGCCGGTTGTCTTCGCGATTGACCGCGCCGGGCTTGTGGGCGAGGACAGCCCCACGCAGAACGGCACCTTCGATATCTCCTTCCTCCGGTGCATTCCGGACCTCCAGGTGCTCGCGCCGCGCGACGACGTGGATACGCGCCTGATGCTGCGCTGGGCGCTCCAGCAGGACGGCCCGATCGCGATTCGTTATGCGCGCGGCAGCGCCCCCACCATCGGAGCGGCGGACGGGCGCGACATCGCGCGGGGCGAGGTGTTGCGGGAGGGAACCGACGCCACCTTCCTGGCCCTGGGGCCGTGCCTGAAGTCCTGTATCGAGGCCGCGGAGCGCCTCGCCGGGGAAGGTTATTCCGTGGGCGTCGCCGATGCGCGCTTCGTCAAGCCGCTCGATGCGGCCCTGCTGGACAGCCTGATCGATCGCCCCATCATTACGGTGGAAGAGAACACGCTCGACGGTGGATTCGGATCCGCCGTGCTGGAGCATTTCGCGAATGCCGGCCGCCTCCAGGAGTTGCGCATTCACCGCATCGGCATTCCGGACGTATTCAGCGAGCAGGCGACCCGAAGCGAGCAGCTGGAAGCGCACGACCTGCACTCGGACGGCCTCTACCGTTCGGTGAGCGCCTATTTGCGCGCGCAGGCCGCCGAGGTGGCCGCCGGGCACTGA
- a CDS encoding alginate export family protein, with amino-acid sequence MKRILCTAALVLASTALAELQSVQAGGEIRIRGRFWNDNYSNAIAGPATPRYVGYSFANRPLGPFGLNSRFDFDSAGNDLAFVEHRTRLNVKADFTSDVSAFAEFESYDLWGQSFRSNVISGADRAAANGSADLYQAYIETRKTFGLPLRARLGRQEMRLGKGWLVDDIATAIIGRSFDGVRLTWTPADFEVDAWWMKLNETIAGDEDLDFYGVYGTWKGLDSVKLSLYWMLVRDGNEPVDTTLGPAGEWFESLLGLDDYRASWQHTAGARIWGSHGAFDYDWEIAYQFGNADHVGGLFTPVTYGDTDADYGNFATDLEVGYTLDMAWNPRIYVGGAWFQGEDNREFRWEDVLFPGEGRASVSFNRLFPGTPYSLNLGITQELSNFWQIRAGATAKPTEKITLGAKVAYFEIDEPFETPVLFFYPAWTRPNDKELGWTTFLMAKYQYSADLSLALVWEHLFVGDGLEQGHFFARNGLELVAGTDNDDADYIHFDLQLKF; translated from the coding sequence ATGAAACGCATCCTGTGCACCGCCGCCCTGGTACTCGCCTCAACCGCGCTCGCAGAACTCCAGTCGGTCCAGGCCGGCGGGGAGATCCGCATCCGTGGCCGCTTCTGGAACGACAACTACAGCAACGCCATCGCCGGCCCGGCCACGCCCCGGTATGTTGGATACAGCTTCGCCAACCGCCCGCTCGGCCCTTTTGGACTGAACAGCCGCTTCGATTTCGACAGCGCGGGCAATGATCTGGCCTTCGTCGAGCACCGCACCCGCCTGAACGTCAAGGCGGATTTCACCTCGGACGTTTCCGCGTTCGCCGAATTCGAGAGCTACGATCTATGGGGGCAATCCTTCCGTAGCAACGTTATCAGCGGCGCGGACCGGGCCGCAGCCAACGGATCGGCCGACCTGTACCAGGCCTACATTGAGACGCGCAAAACGTTCGGACTTCCGCTCCGCGCGCGCCTGGGACGCCAGGAAATGCGGCTCGGGAAGGGCTGGCTGGTCGACGACATCGCCACCGCCATCATCGGGCGCTCCTTCGATGGCGTCCGCCTGACATGGACGCCAGCGGACTTCGAGGTGGACGCGTGGTGGATGAAGCTGAACGAGACCATCGCGGGCGATGAGGATCTGGACTTCTACGGCGTCTACGGAACCTGGAAGGGCCTCGATAGTGTCAAGCTCTCGCTGTACTGGATGCTGGTCCGCGACGGAAACGAACCCGTGGACACAACCCTGGGGCCGGCGGGCGAGTGGTTCGAAAGCCTGCTCGGCCTCGACGACTACCGGGCCTCCTGGCAGCACACCGCCGGCGCGCGGATCTGGGGCAGCCACGGCGCCTTCGACTACGACTGGGAGATCGCCTACCAGTTTGGCAATGCGGACCACGTGGGCGGGCTCTTCACGCCGGTAACCTACGGGGATACGGACGCCGACTACGGAAACTTCGCCACAGACCTCGAAGTGGGGTATACGCTGGACATGGCGTGGAATCCGCGGATCTATGTGGGCGGCGCCTGGTTCCAGGGCGAGGACAACCGCGAATTTCGGTGGGAAGACGTCCTATTCCCCGGCGAGGGCCGCGCGAGCGTGAGCTTCAACCGGCTGTTTCCGGGAACGCCCTACAGCCTGAACCTCGGCATCACCCAGGAACTCTCCAATTTCTGGCAGATTCGCGCCGGCGCGACCGCGAAACCGACCGAGAAGATTACGCTGGGCGCGAAAGTCGCCTATTTCGAAATCGATGAACCCTTCGAAACCCCCGTGCTCTTCTTCTACCCGGCCTGGACGCGTCCAAACGACAAGGAGCTTGGCTGGACCACCTTCCTGATGGCGAAGTACCAGTATAGCGCCGATCTTTCGCTCGCGCTGGTCTGGGAGCACCTCTTCGTCGGTGATGGACTCGAACAGGGCCATTTCTTCGCGCGGAACGGCCTTGAACTGGTGGCCGGCACGGACAACGACGACGCGGACTATATCCACTTCGATCTGCAGCTGAAATTCTAG
- a CDS encoding Gfo/Idh/MocA family oxidoreductase gives MKKNHLTRRQFLGKSAAIGAAFAAPAIIPSSALGLGGSTAPSERITMGVIGSGLQGTSNMTGFLAFKDVQMIAIADVDKAHREAAAAIVNRKYGNSDCALYNDFRELNDRDDIDAVIIATPDHWHALNALDAVRKGKDAYVQKPLAWSVQEGRALADAVKQHGRILQTGSQQRSEGGFRRACELVRNGRIGALKYVNIGIPGNNRECGPTWTPEPVPEGFDYDFWLGPAPWAEYHHQRCHYEFRFILDYSGGQVTNFGAHNLDIAQWGLGMDDSGPVEVYGNGVFPESGLFTTATKTYFECRYANGVELVCKTGKFGMTFEGTEGTIYVDRKTIKAWPEEILKEKIGKDEVQLYKSDDHYRNFADCVKSRQDPICTAEIGHRSATVCNIGNIAMRLGRRLAWDPVAERFPNDEDANALLGRDMRGEWAL, from the coding sequence ATGAAAAAGAACCACCTCACACGGCGGCAATTCCTCGGCAAGTCCGCCGCCATCGGCGCCGCCTTTGCCGCGCCGGCGATCATTCCCTCCTCGGCCCTTGGGCTCGGGGGCAGCACCGCGCCCAGCGAGCGCATCACCATGGGCGTCATCGGCAGCGGCCTCCAGGGCACGTCCAACATGACCGGCTTTCTCGCCTTCAAGGACGTGCAAATGATCGCCATCGCCGATGTCGACAAAGCCCACCGCGAAGCCGCCGCCGCGATCGTGAATAGGAAGTATGGTAACAGCGATTGCGCGCTCTACAACGACTTCCGCGAATTGAATGATCGCGACGACATCGACGCCGTGATTATCGCAACGCCCGACCACTGGCACGCCCTGAATGCGCTGGACGCCGTCAGGAAAGGGAAGGACGCGTATGTTCAGAAGCCGCTCGCGTGGTCCGTACAGGAGGGACGCGCGCTGGCCGATGCCGTGAAACAGCATGGGCGAATCCTCCAGACCGGGAGCCAGCAGCGCTCCGAGGGCGGATTCCGCCGCGCCTGCGAGCTGGTGCGCAATGGGCGTATCGGCGCGCTCAAATATGTCAACATCGGTATTCCGGGGAACAACCGCGAATGCGGGCCGACCTGGACGCCGGAGCCGGTTCCGGAGGGCTTCGACTACGATTTCTGGCTCGGGCCCGCGCCGTGGGCGGAATACCACCACCAGCGCTGCCACTACGAGTTCCGTTTCATCCTCGATTACTCCGGCGGACAGGTCACCAACTTCGGCGCGCACAACCTCGATATCGCGCAGTGGGGCCTCGGCATGGACGACTCCGGGCCGGTGGAAGTCTATGGCAACGGCGTCTTCCCGGAGTCGGGCCTGTTCACCACCGCGACCAAGACCTATTTCGAGTGCCGCTACGCCAACGGCGTGGAGCTGGTCTGCAAGACGGGCAAATTCGGGATGACCTTCGAGGGTACGGAAGGCACGATTTATGTCGACCGCAAAACGATCAAAGCCTGGCCCGAGGAAATCCTCAAGGAAAAGATCGGGAAGGACGAGGTCCAGCTCTACAAGAGCGACGATCATTACCGGAACTTCGCGGACTGCGTAAAGAGCCGCCAGGATCCCATCTGCACGGCGGAAATCGGCCACCGATCCGCGACGGTCTGCAACATCGGCAATATCGCGATGCGCCTCGGCCGCAGGCTCGCGTGGGACCCCGTTGCCGAGCGTTTTCCGAACGACGAGGACGCCAACGCGCTGCTCGGCCGCGACATGCGCGGCGAATGGGCCCTGTAG
- a CDS encoding RNA-directed DNA polymerase — MAFWSWLTGGGRAPGELAERIGLPLADLEAVKVAYHTFTLPKRGGGTRTISAPDPELKAAQRQIYQRLLKRLPVHPCVTGFRPGYSIASNAACHAGRAAVIRMDIRDFFGSTDAKRVRRYLQRMGWNRAAAKLLARICTHEGGLPQGAPTSPALSNAVNYRLDARLDGLARKHGAVYTRYADDLTFSLAEDRHNDIQAILYHTKRIVAEEGGYKLHQKKKLRIRRRHQQQQVTGLVVNERVALPRATRRWLRAVDHRLRAGSGATLTPQQRQGWAALEQMVAAHQPPRSDPA, encoded by the coding sequence ATGGCATTCTGGTCCTGGCTGACCGGCGGCGGGCGCGCCCCCGGGGAACTGGCCGAACGCATTGGCCTGCCCCTCGCCGATCTGGAGGCGGTGAAGGTCGCCTACCACACCTTTACCCTGCCCAAGCGCGGCGGCGGGACCCGAACGATCAGCGCGCCCGATCCCGAACTGAAGGCCGCGCAGCGCCAGATCTATCAGCGCCTCCTCAAGCGTCTCCCGGTGCACCCGTGCGTCACCGGATTTCGCCCGGGCTATTCGATCGCCAGCAACGCGGCCTGCCACGCGGGACGCGCCGCCGTCATCCGGATGGACATCCGCGATTTCTTCGGCAGTACCGATGCAAAGCGCGTCCGGCGCTATCTCCAGCGGATGGGCTGGAACCGCGCGGCGGCCAAATTGCTGGCCCGGATCTGCACCCACGAAGGCGGCCTCCCCCAGGGCGCGCCGACGAGCCCCGCGCTCAGCAACGCCGTGAATTACCGACTCGACGCGCGCCTGGACGGCCTCGCGCGGAAGCATGGCGCGGTGTATACCCGCTACGCCGACGATCTGACCTTTTCGCTCGCGGAGGACCGCCACAACGACATCCAGGCTATCCTCTACCACACCAAGCGGATTGTGGCGGAGGAGGGCGGCTACAAACTGCACCAGAAGAAGAAGCTCCGCATCCGGCGGCGCCACCAGCAACAGCAGGTGACCGGGCTGGTCGTCAATGAACGCGTTGCGTTGCCCCGGGCCACCCGCCGCTGGCTGCGCGCCGTCGACCACCGGCTGCGCGCGGGTAGCGGGGCAACCCTGACCCCCCAACAACGCCAGGGATGGGCCGCGCTGGAGCAGATGGTCGCCGCGCACCAGCCACCCCGGTCGGATCCCGCGTAG